The following coding sequences are from one Burkholderia stabilis window:
- a CDS encoding AraC family transcriptional regulator has protein sequence MTTLLAVPPMSLSDTLRYQPDNADFGAMLAHFRLLEPVLDALPDVAFFVKDENGRYALVNRTLAMRCGYKDKRDLLGKTTDEVFPRRFGRSYFEQDMATINAGQQLMDQLELHLYPGRQPGWCLTCKEPLRDAAGKVVGLAGISRDLKAHEGSHPAYSKLADVVQHIQDHFVQPLNLKQLAQMAGMSVAQLERYFHKVFHLTPRQVLLKTRLDAATALLVTHDKVTDVAALCGYTDHSAFTRQFKATVGVTPTEYRLMLQDRAG, from the coding sequence ATGACAACCTTGCTTGCCGTACCGCCCATGAGCCTGTCCGACACGTTGCGCTACCAGCCCGACAACGCCGATTTCGGCGCGATGCTCGCGCACTTCCGCCTGCTCGAACCGGTACTCGATGCGTTGCCCGACGTCGCCTTCTTCGTGAAGGACGAGAACGGCCGCTACGCGCTCGTCAATCGCACGCTGGCGATGCGCTGCGGCTACAAGGACAAGCGCGACCTGCTCGGCAAGACGACCGACGAAGTGTTTCCGCGCCGTTTCGGCCGCAGTTATTTCGAGCAGGACATGGCGACGATCAACGCCGGCCAGCAACTGATGGACCAGCTCGAGCTGCACCTGTATCCGGGCCGCCAGCCGGGCTGGTGCCTGACCTGCAAGGAGCCGCTGCGCGACGCGGCGGGCAAGGTGGTCGGCCTGGCGGGCATCTCGCGCGACCTGAAGGCGCACGAGGGATCGCATCCGGCCTACAGCAAGCTCGCCGACGTGGTCCAGCACATCCAGGATCACTTCGTGCAGCCGCTGAACCTGAAGCAGCTCGCACAGATGGCCGGCATGTCGGTCGCGCAGCTCGAACGGTACTTCCACAAGGTGTTTCACCTGACGCCGCGCCAGGTGCTGCTGAAGACGCGGCTCGATGCGGCCACCGCGCTGCTCGTCACGCACGACAAGGTGACCGACGTCGCGGCGCTATGCGGCTACACGGATCACAGTGCGTTCACGCGCCAGTTCAAGGCGACGGTCGGCGTGACGCCGACGGAATACCGGTTGATGCTGCAGGATCGGGCAGGGTGA
- a CDS encoding MFS transporter — protein sequence MQASELSGVPRAAERALTRSDYKTLGLAALGGALEFYDFIIFVFFAPAIGQLFFPHDIPDWLRQLQTFGIFAAGYLARPLGGVIMAHFGDLFGRKRMFTLSVLMMSVPTLLMGLLPTYDTIGILAPVLLLLFRVLQGAAVGGEVPGAWVFVSEHVPSRHIGYACGTLTAGLTAGILLGSLVAAGINSRYSTAEVGAFAWRIPFLLGGVFGLFSVYLRRWLHETPVFAEMKAKKALAAEIPLKAVLRDHGRAVIVSMLLTWMLSAAIVVVILMTPALLQKQFHLTPATTLFANSVATLCLTVGCITAGSLAGLIGAKRVLGIGGLGLAACYYLLFVQVAADASTLPLYYGIAGFMVGTIGAVPFVMVKSFPAVVRFSGISFSYNVAYAIFGGLTPVIVSLMMKSNPLAPVVYVAVICVLGAIAVQFAKDAKDVKDTH from the coding sequence ATGCAAGCTTCCGAATTGAGCGGCGTGCCTCGCGCCGCCGAACGCGCGCTCACGCGCAGCGACTACAAGACCCTTGGCCTTGCCGCACTCGGCGGCGCCCTCGAGTTCTACGACTTCATCATCTTCGTGTTCTTCGCCCCGGCGATAGGACAGCTGTTCTTCCCGCACGACATTCCCGACTGGCTGCGCCAGTTGCAGACGTTCGGCATCTTCGCGGCCGGCTATCTCGCACGCCCGCTCGGCGGCGTGATCATGGCGCACTTCGGCGACCTGTTCGGCCGCAAGCGGATGTTCACGCTGAGCGTGCTGATGATGTCGGTGCCGACGCTGCTGATGGGCCTGCTGCCGACCTACGACACGATCGGCATCCTCGCGCCGGTATTGCTGCTGCTGTTCCGCGTGCTGCAGGGCGCGGCGGTCGGCGGCGAAGTGCCGGGCGCGTGGGTGTTCGTGTCCGAGCACGTGCCGTCGCGCCACATCGGCTATGCCTGCGGCACGCTGACCGCGGGCCTCACGGCCGGCATCCTGCTCGGCTCGCTCGTCGCAGCCGGCATCAACAGCCGTTACTCGACCGCCGAAGTCGGTGCGTTCGCATGGCGCATCCCGTTCCTGCTCGGCGGCGTGTTCGGCCTGTTCTCCGTGTACCTGCGCCGCTGGCTGCATGAAACGCCGGTGTTCGCCGAGATGAAGGCGAAGAAGGCGCTGGCGGCCGAGATTCCGCTGAAGGCCGTGTTGCGCGATCACGGCCGCGCGGTGATCGTGTCGATGCTGCTCACGTGGATGCTGTCGGCCGCGATCGTGGTCGTGATCCTGATGACGCCCGCGCTGCTGCAGAAGCAGTTCCACCTGACGCCCGCGACGACGCTGTTCGCGAACAGCGTCGCGACGCTGTGCCTGACGGTCGGCTGCATCACCGCGGGTTCGCTCGCGGGCCTGATCGGCGCGAAGCGCGTGCTCGGCATCGGCGGCCTCGGGCTGGCCGCGTGCTACTACCTGCTGTTCGTGCAGGTCGCGGCCGACGCGTCGACGCTGCCGCTCTACTACGGGATCGCGGGCTTCATGGTCGGCACGATCGGCGCCGTGCCGTTCGTGATGGTCAAGAGCTTCCCGGCCGTCGTGCGCTTCTCGGGCATCTCGTTCTCGTACAACGTCGCGTATGCGATCTTCGGCGGCCTCACGCCGGTGATCGTGTCGCTGATGATGAAGTCGAATCCGCTCGCGCCGGTCGTGTACGTCGCGGTGATCTGCGTGCTCGGTGCGATCGCCGTGCAGTTCGCGAAGGATGCGAAGGACGTGAAGGACACGCACTGA
- a CDS encoding bifunctional sugar phosphate isomerase/epimerase/4-hydroxyphenylpyruvate dioxygenase family protein has translation MQRSIATVSLSGTLAEKLAAIQAAGFDGVEIFENDLVYFDGSPADVRRMAADLGLDIVLFQPFRDFEGVSAAQLARNLDRIKRKFDVMHSLGTDRILVCSNVSADTIANDGLLVDQLGALAEAARQAGVVAAYEALAWGRVVNRYGHAWQLVNTVNSPHLGLALDSFHTLSLDDSPDAIADIPGERIAFVQIADAPKLAMDVLEWSRHFRSFPGQGDFDLARFTARVIESGYTGPLSLEIFNDGFRAAPTAITAADGHRSLLYLEELTRARLAQDGRAPAPSQPLFAPPAPPAHVGFQFIEFAVDAQAAATVGEWLGKMRFRLAGRHRSKDVTLFQHGAASIVLNAERDSFADAFFQQHGLSLCASAFRVDDAKVAFERAAGFGYAPFSGSVGPNERVLPSVKAPDGSLEYFVDEAPNTPTLYESDFVLTDIDGPSEVGPLTGIDHVCLALPADALDTWILFFKTAFGFEAERSWLVPDPYGLMRSRAVRSADGSVRIALNASVDRHTAVAESLDRYHGTGLNHVAFRTDDIVKTIAAFAADGVPFLRIPPNYYDDLAARYALPDELIDTLSAHHLLYDRDEHGGEFLHAYTELVDNRFSLEIVERRGGYDGYGATNAAVRLAAQAQRRK, from the coding sequence ATGCAGCGCTCGATCGCCACCGTGTCACTGTCCGGCACGCTCGCCGAGAAGCTCGCCGCCATCCAGGCCGCAGGCTTCGACGGCGTCGAAATCTTCGAAAACGACCTCGTCTACTTCGACGGATCGCCGGCCGACGTCCGGCGCATGGCCGCCGATCTCGGCCTCGACATCGTGCTGTTCCAGCCGTTTCGCGACTTCGAGGGCGTGAGCGCGGCACAGCTCGCGCGCAACCTCGATCGCATCAAGCGCAAGTTCGACGTGATGCATTCGCTCGGCACCGACCGCATCCTCGTCTGCAGCAACGTGTCGGCCGACACGATCGCCAACGACGGGCTGCTCGTCGACCAGCTCGGCGCGCTCGCCGAAGCCGCCCGGCAGGCCGGCGTGGTCGCCGCGTACGAAGCGCTCGCGTGGGGCCGCGTCGTGAACCGGTACGGCCACGCGTGGCAGCTCGTGAATACCGTGAACAGCCCGCACCTCGGCCTCGCGCTCGACAGTTTTCACACGCTGTCGCTCGACGATTCGCCGGACGCGATCGCCGACATTCCCGGCGAGCGCATCGCATTCGTGCAGATCGCCGATGCGCCGAAGCTCGCGATGGACGTGCTCGAATGGAGCCGTCACTTCCGCTCGTTCCCGGGCCAGGGCGACTTCGACCTCGCGCGCTTCACTGCACGCGTGATCGAGTCGGGCTACACGGGGCCGCTGTCGCTCGAGATCTTCAACGACGGCTTCCGCGCGGCGCCGACCGCGATCACGGCCGCCGACGGCCATCGCTCGCTGCTCTATCTGGAAGAACTGACCCGCGCACGGCTCGCGCAGGACGGCCGCGCGCCGGCCCCCAGCCAGCCGCTGTTCGCGCCGCCGGCGCCGCCCGCGCACGTCGGGTTCCAGTTCATCGAATTCGCGGTCGACGCGCAGGCGGCGGCAACCGTCGGCGAATGGCTCGGCAAGATGCGCTTCCGGCTCGCCGGCCGCCATCGTTCGAAAGACGTGACGCTGTTCCAGCACGGCGCCGCGTCGATCGTGCTGAATGCGGAGCGCGACTCGTTCGCCGATGCGTTCTTCCAGCAGCACGGGCTGTCGCTGTGCGCGTCGGCGTTCCGCGTCGACGACGCGAAAGTGGCGTTCGAACGCGCGGCCGGCTTCGGCTACGCGCCGTTCTCCGGCAGCGTCGGGCCGAACGAACGCGTGCTGCCGAGCGTGAAGGCGCCGGACGGCAGCCTCGAGTATTTCGTCGACGAAGCGCCGAACACGCCAACGCTGTATGAATCGGACTTCGTGCTGACCGACATCGACGGGCCGAGCGAAGTCGGCCCGCTGACGGGCATCGATCACGTGTGCCTCGCGCTGCCGGCCGACGCGCTCGACACGTGGATCCTGTTCTTCAAGACGGCATTCGGCTTCGAAGCCGAGCGCAGCTGGCTCGTGCCCGACCCGTACGGGTTGATGCGCAGCCGCGCGGTGCGCAGCGCCGACGGCTCGGTGCGGATCGCGCTGAACGCGTCGGTCGACCGGCACACGGCCGTCGCCGAATCGCTCGACCGCTACCACGGCACCGGGTTGAACCACGTCGCGTTCCGCACGGACGACATCGTGAAGACGATCGCCGCGTTCGCGGCCGACGGCGTGCCGTTCCTGCGCATTCCGCCGAACTACTACGACGATCTCGCCGCGCGCTACGCGCTGCCGGACGAACTGATCGACACCTTGAGCGCGCACCACCTGCTGTACGACCGCGACGAACACGGCGGCGAATTCCTGCACGCGTATACGGAACTGGTCGACAACCGCTTCTCGCTCGAGATCGTCGAGCGGCGCGGCGGCTATGACGGCTACGGCGCGACGAACGCCGCCGTGCGGCTCGCCGCGCAGGCGCAGCGCAGGAAATAA